The Aythya fuligula isolate bAytFul2 chromosome 2, bAytFul2.pri, whole genome shotgun sequence genome contains a region encoding:
- the NT5C3A gene encoding cytosolic 5'-nucleotidase 3A isoform X1, with translation MQALRLWTLLATYAVAVGQNQAQKNQECPKLNAQMPEFQKKTVHIKDPGRVEEIICSLIKGGAAKLQIITDFDMTLSRFSYNGKRCPTCHNIIDNSKLITEECRKKLLQLKETYYAIEIDPTLTIEEKYPYMVEWYNKSHALLIEQGLEKDKFAEIVRESDVMLKEGYENFFDKLSEHNIPVFIFSAGIGDILEEVIHQAGVYHSNVKVVSNFMDFDENGILRGFKGELIHVYNKHDGALKNTEYFKQLKDNSNIILLGDSQGDLSMADGVANVEHILKIGYLNDKVDELLEKYMDSYDIVLVKDESLEVANSILQKIL, from the exons ATGCAAGCCCTGCGTCTCTGGACTCTGCTTGCCACCTATGCTGTTGCAGTAGGACAAAATCAAGCACAGAAGAATCAGGAGTGCCCTAAGCTCAACGCACAG ATGCCAGAATTTCAGAAGAAGACTGTCCACATTAAGGACCCAGGGAGAGTAGAAGAGATTATCTGTAGCCTCATCAAAGGTGGAGCTGCAAAACTTcag ATTATTACAGATTTTGATATGACTTTAAGTAGATTTTCCTACAATGGAAAAAGATGTCCAACTTGTCATA ACATCATTGATAACTCTAAACTCATCACAGAGGAATGTCGGAAAAAG ttaCTGCAGCTGAAAGAAACATATTATGCTATTGAAATTGACCCAACCCTCACTATTGAAGAAAAATACCCATATATGGTAGAATG GTACAATAAATCTCATGCATTACTCATTGAACAAGGCTTAGAAAAGGATAAGTTTGCAGAAATTGTGAGGGAATCTGATGTTATGCTGAA AGAAGGATATGAGAACTTCTTTGATAAACTCAGTGAACATAATATCCCCGTGTTCATATTTTCTGCCGGGATTGGGGACATTCTTGAGGAAGTTATCCACCAGGCTGGAGTCTACCATTCTAATGTCAAAGTGGTTTCCAATTTTATggattttgatgaaaat gGAATATTAAGAGGATTTAAAGGAGAATTGATTCATGTTTACAACAAGCATGATGGTGCCTTGAAGAATACAGAGTATTTCAAACAGCTAAAAGACAACAGTAATATAATACTGCTGGGTGATTCCCAAGGAGACTTGAGCATGGCAGATGGAGTAGCAAATGTTGAGCACATTCTTAAAATCGGATATCTCAATGATAAA GTAGATGaacttttggaaaaatatatggATTCTTATGATATTGTCTTGGTGAAAGATGAATCCCTGGAAGTTGCCAACTCTATCCTACAGAAAATCCTGTAA
- the NT5C3A gene encoding cytosolic 5'-nucleotidase 3A isoform X3, translated as MPEFQKKTVHIKDPGRVEEIICSLIKGGAAKLQIITDFDMTLSRFSYNGKRCPTCHNIIDNSKLITEECRKKLLQLKETYYAIEIDPTLTIEEKYPYMVEWYNKSHALLIEQGLEKDKFAEIVRESDVMLKEGYENFFDKLSEHNIPVFIFSAGIGDILEEVIHQAGVYHSNVKVVSNFMDFDENGILRGFKGELIHVYNKHDGALKNTEYFKQLKDNSNIILLGDSQGDLSMADGVANVEHILKIGYLNDKVDELLEKYMDSYDIVLVKDESLEVANSILQKIL; from the exons ATGCCAGAATTTCAGAAGAAGACTGTCCACATTAAGGACCCAGGGAGAGTAGAAGAGATTATCTGTAGCCTCATCAAAGGTGGAGCTGCAAAACTTcag ATTATTACAGATTTTGATATGACTTTAAGTAGATTTTCCTACAATGGAAAAAGATGTCCAACTTGTCATA ACATCATTGATAACTCTAAACTCATCACAGAGGAATGTCGGAAAAAG ttaCTGCAGCTGAAAGAAACATATTATGCTATTGAAATTGACCCAACCCTCACTATTGAAGAAAAATACCCATATATGGTAGAATG GTACAATAAATCTCATGCATTACTCATTGAACAAGGCTTAGAAAAGGATAAGTTTGCAGAAATTGTGAGGGAATCTGATGTTATGCTGAA AGAAGGATATGAGAACTTCTTTGATAAACTCAGTGAACATAATATCCCCGTGTTCATATTTTCTGCCGGGATTGGGGACATTCTTGAGGAAGTTATCCACCAGGCTGGAGTCTACCATTCTAATGTCAAAGTGGTTTCCAATTTTATggattttgatgaaaat gGAATATTAAGAGGATTTAAAGGAGAATTGATTCATGTTTACAACAAGCATGATGGTGCCTTGAAGAATACAGAGTATTTCAAACAGCTAAAAGACAACAGTAATATAATACTGCTGGGTGATTCCCAAGGAGACTTGAGCATGGCAGATGGAGTAGCAAATGTTGAGCACATTCTTAAAATCGGATATCTCAATGATAAA GTAGATGaacttttggaaaaatatatggATTCTTATGATATTGTCTTGGTGAAAGATGAATCCCTGGAAGTTGCCAACTCTATCCTACAGAAAATCCTGTAA